A part of Paraburkholderia azotifigens genomic DNA contains:
- a CDS encoding DUF3563 family protein, which yields MFAYFFLALRDLLDCAEHSRRDAYLAEAVDMVELERRMRLLDAND from the coding sequence ATGTTCGCATACTTCTTTCTCGCGCTGCGCGATCTGTTGGACTGCGCCGAACACAGCCGCCGCGACGCTTATCTCGCCGAGGCCGTCGATATGGTCGAACTCGAGCGCCGCATGCGGCTGCTCGACGCCAACGACTAG